From the genome of Diabrotica virgifera virgifera chromosome 8, PGI_DIABVI_V3a:
tgattatgttattcaattttttatgtggaatttaatacgaaaaacccattcattcatgtccaaacaaatgagactgaccttttcctggtgaactgaaaatgtcctcacacaagaccctttcctgctatccttggctgcgatcaaacctcgtcctggcttccagtgatgttctcctttgaaaaactagctcgaatagctctcgttcctgcttttgtcgtgatgctctgttctacctttttcgaaactgctatcagctaccgggacactctgggctcaaggaggttcttttactctcgacctggcctacttctcgttccacgatagatactccacactcacggaactacaccggctttctcactcctcgaacactaccgtctactactcgacttcacttctcgacagctcaaaacattctgatctcactttctcatccattcccctactttctaaatatcccttccagattcacaaatcaatcttccaccaccaactctcattcgtaatattcctcaaaaccaatttttaatctttctaaatatgcttaatggatttcaaaagaaaatatttaattcccattctaaaatactttctaactatttacaaattttaatgacctattctctctttcaaatgagtcttatttagcataggctaatgatcgaaaccttccgcgaaaaacgataatgaactatcaactatttcactgagttttatttagcataggctaatgatcgaccttccgagaagaacgataatggtacgcgtcattcactttgtttatcttaagcacattgttccgagtttcgtacgcttattctaatcacttcttaaaattaaatataacaatttgttgtatacaggttgttctaaatttatatgcccgtggttgagaaaattgaaaatattttatattaaattgaattttgtttataattatttattgtttataattattttcatatcaaatagaataAAACAATATATAAGCTTAGCAAATCCATAAATTCCAAGGACATTATAGGTAGGTACTTGGTTTGCTTACAAATCAAAATGTTTGGTTAGTTTCCTATTCAGCGGAGTTACGGGTTTTGTTACTTACCAACGTACTGTTAAAGTACCACGTATCTGTTAAAGTAATTCAACGTAACTCCGTAACTAAATCTGGAAAACTCCAATAAAGAATTGTATTATGTATATTTATACAAAGAAAAGATTCTACTGATATTAGAATTATatttatattggtgtttttaaaaatataaagtcAGTAAGTCCTACTTTTTcaagtttatttagttttttgttgCTCCTTTAAAAGCAGGATTATGTGAGTTACCTGGTTTATTAATTAGGCCGTCGATAAGCTGTCTtccattttacaaaaagtttagtaaaatccTTTATGAAAGATATATATCTATTATAAAATCCCTTAAAGGGCTATATCACAGAACGTTTTAGAACTAAAATGttcatcatcagtgctgttaACTAGCAGGTTTATaacatgctgagccaccaaaatatgCGCGTAAGGAAaccttaacacgttgacggacagaacatctatagacgtctaatttccattgatggaatgtgacacaacgtctatagacgtggCATTTTTCCCTATTGTACtatgcaaaatacatatagtgccACAagacttgcttatacatttgacgcactgtccgtcaaagTGTTAAGGGCCTCGATATACAAAGAAGGTAATAACAGGGTCAATGCTCCCATCCAACTGCccattattacccctggttttattccaggtactcattttattcaaaCTGAGTCGACCTGGGAAATGTATACATTTTTAGGAATGactagatcaggggtgggcaaatacttttaagcgcgggtcAAAATGAAATTtccaaaatgtctcccgggccggaggactataacGCGTAAGTAGGCACACTTCCCGCGAATTTTTTGGTGGAGTTTTCTCCCTGTTCAAGAAGTTTTTTTGACAAATATACTATCATTACTAGTAtgattttaaagcatttggacaaagaaatttgactgttaataatagataatagtaataataaattattgtcTTACTTGGGTGTACATGCAAACAATAATTTATGCCCGCTAAAATATATtacataatttttaaagaaatatgatccgttatattatattatattaagtCATAATAAATCCagataaaaaagaagatatttaacaAGTGGGCAAAATGAAAACTCTTTTCTAGTCTGGATTACGAAAGATttaaatccgaaatcagaaattcgatcaagtaGAGAGCAATCAAGATTAGCCTTTTTGAAGATGTAACCAAAGAGTAACcttgagtaaccaaagactcgaTCTGCAAATCCGTTATCGGATGGTAAAAtcttatatccactctattcttctttatagtgccgaagcttggactgttaatgtggacttaatgagaaagctggaagcttttgcgACGTGgttttttaggagaattttgaaaataccacgGGCCGATCATATTATGAACTATATTATAGTGTTGTACAGAATAGGAAGAGATAGAGAatttttgaccaccattaaaaggagaaaggcAGCATATTGGGGACatatacttaaaaatgattagtacgagttgttgcagctgattatgaGAGATAGAATAGAAGGAGAAACCGGTCCGGGTAGTCGATAAATAATATCCTGATTAAAAAAGAGCAGAAGCGACAGCTGACGCTTTTAAGAAcagcagaagatagagacgaattcgcaatggttatagccaaccttcgttagtggagtcggcactaaaagaagaagaatattaaaatAATGGTCATTAAATAAGTCAGTTAATGAAAGATTTTATTTTGCTATTTCTTTATAGCTTAACGATTTCtacaaattaatttaaaatgatGTTATACGCACACTAATACTAAGagaataacaaaaattgcctGTTGGAATGTTCAATGGGCCGGATATAATAAacaaaagggccggatccggcccgcgggaCTGCTTTTACCCACCCCTCGTCTAGATTTTCTCCGACGCTGGGTTTTCATCCCCGGCCTTAtgcgtggaagtcagacatcctACTGCCTAAGCTACTCGGCCCAATTCCCAACTAAAATGTTTTGTATGTTActttttttaagtataatttgaATGATATTTAATCGATTTGTTGATGATGATTGTTTGATTTAATACCTATTcctatttgttttttgtctaaTTTGTTAAAATTGTTTGTTTAATACCATAatctaaaatattatttactattttagcaTCAGCGAGAACGATCAGCAATAAATGGGAGTCCGGGAATAATCAAGATGATCTACCAACTTCTATAGTAACTAATCCACCTGATCCAGCGACTGATTCTTCATCTGTTTCACCTTCGGATTCTCCACCTGAGCCAGTAACAGATTCATCATCTACTGCACCTACAGATTCTCCACCTGACCCAGCTACTAATCAATCATCTACTGCACCTACAGATTCTCCACCTGCGCCAGTAACAGATTCATCATCTACTGCACCTACAGATTCTCCACCTGACCCAGCAACTGATTCCGCATCTACTGCACCTACAGATTCTCCACCTGAGCCAGTAACTGATTCATCATCTACTGCACCTACAGATTCTCCACCTGACCCAGCAACTGATCCATCATCCACTGCACCTACTGATTCTCCACCTGAGCCAGTAACAGATTCATCATCTACTGCACCTACAGATTCTCCACCTGACCCAGCTACTGATTCATCATCTACTGCACCTACAGATTCTTCACCTGAGCCAGTAACTGATTCATCATCTACTGCACCTACAGATTCTCCACCTGACCCAGCAACTGATCCATCATCTACTGCACCTACAGATTCTACATCTGAGCCAGTAACAGATTCATCATCTACTGCACCTACAGATTCTCCACCTGACCCAGCAACTGATTCATCATCTACAGCACCTACAAATTCTCCACCTGAGCCAGTAACAGATTCATCATCTACTGCACCTACAGATTCTCCACCTGGCCCAGCTACTGATTCATCATCTACTGCACCTACAGATTCTTCACCTGAGCCAGTAACTGATTCATCATCTACTGCACCTACAGATTCTCCACCTGACCCAGCAACTGATCCATCATCTACTGCACCTACAGATTCTACATCTGAGCCAGTAACAGATTCATCATCTACTGCACCTACAGATTCTCCACCTGACCCAGCAACTGATTCATCATCTACAGCACCTACAAATTCTCCACCTGAGCCAGTAACAGATTCATCATCTACTGCACCTACAGATTCTCCACCTGGCCCAGCTACTGATTCATCATCTACTGCACCTACAGATTCTTCACCTGAGCCAGTAACTGATTCATCATCTACTGCACCTACAGATTCTCCACCTGACCCAGCAACTGATTCATCATCTACAGCACCTACAGATTCTCCACCTGAGCCAGTAACAGATTCATCATCTACTGCACCTACAGATTCTCCACCTGAGCCAGTAACAGACTCATCATCTACTGCACCTACAGATTCTCCACCTGAGCCAGTAACAGATTCATCATCTACTGCACCTACAGATTCTCCACCTGAGCCAGTAACAGATTCATCATCTACTGCGCCTACAGATTCTCCACCTGATCCAGTAACAGATTCATCATCTACTGCACCTACAGATTCTCCACCTGACCCAGCAACTGATCCATCATCTACTGCACCTACAGATACTCCACCTGAGCCAGTAACAGATTCATCATCTACTGCACCTACATATTCTCCACCTGAGCCAATAACAGATTCATCATCTACTGCACCTACAGATTCTCCACCTGAGCCAGTAACAGATTCATCATCTACAGCACCTACAGATTCTCCACCTGAGCCAGTAACAGATTCATCATCTACTGCACCTACCGATTCTCCACCTGACCCAGCAACTGATCCATCATCTACTGCACCTACAGATTCTCCACCAGAGCCAGTAACAGATTCATCATCTACTGCACCTACAGATTCTCCACCTGACCCAGCAACTGATTCATCATCTACAGCACCTACAGATTCTCCACCTGAGCCAGTAACATATTCATCATCTACTGCACCTACAGATTCTCCACCTGAGCCAGTAACAGATTCATCATCTACTGCACCTACAGATTCTCCACCTGAGCCAGTAACAGATTCATCATCTACTGCACCTACAGATTCTCCACCTAAGCCAGTAACAGATTCATCATCTACTGCTCCTACAGATTCTCCACCTGAGCCAGTAACTGATTCATCATCTACTGCACCTACAGATTCTCCACCTGAGCCAGTTACAGATTCATCACCTACTGCACCTACAGATTCTCCACCTGACCCAGCAACTGATTCATCATCTACTGCACCTACAGATTCTCCACCTGAGCCAGTAACAGATTCATCACCTACTGCACCTACAGATTCTCCACCTGACCCAGCAACTGATTCATCATCTACTGCACCTACAGATTCTCCACCTGACCCAGCAACTGATTCATCATCTACTGCACCTACAGATTCTCCACCTGAGCCAGTAACTGATTCATCATCTGTTTCACCTACAGATTCTCCACCTGAGCCAGCAACGGATTCATCATCTGCTTCACCTACAGATTATCCATCTGACTCAACAACTGCTTCCTCTGGTTCATCAACAGATTTATCAAGTGACTCAACTGGTGCAACACCTGAGTCAACTACGAAAGGTTCAGCTGCAAGTTTATTTGCAGGCACGAATTATTTGATGGCTACATTTGTTATTGTGATTATAAATTACTTCTTAATCTAAGTTAgatcaattttaaatatttttgtatctATGCACGATTGTAAATAAATATGGCTGTAAAGTGCATTcgaataaaattttaatttttgtagtattaattttgtaaataaaatattatttttatataaagaaATTAAGTTGATAATAATTGTTGGAATCGATCAATATTAAATAAACACTTAACAcgtatattaaacaaaaattaggTGCGAATATGGATTTGGGGCTGACGATAGCGGACCTGCAAGAAATGCACTGCAGGCGGGTGCCCATGCCTTTCTGCtgatagaccggtctagttagactcaaaaataggagtgaggctacaataattaccatcaagctgaaaattggcaggattgttcaaaataccatcataaattaaatctaaaaagtcctcataaatccgacccctgctaaaaaatttacgcggggtcaaaggtcaccaaatatggtttttagcgattttcagcgaaacggtaagttttatcgtaaaattagttctaacaaaaaatgtagattagataattatctataaaaaatatcttaatagtttttttcctaagagtcactgtttttgagatacaacgattcaaagagttgacagacttctaatcgtcataataatatatgtattagtacaccaggtgTATACATCattgaagctgtaatacaagtaaacataatattctacggtcaacttaacttatattacacataataatataagattataaatatgataatgtttctactatacagcttgcggtctaccgagggatgcaatccataagctgtattatattacagtgccaacaaaaaaaatctttacaaagtgaatgtaacgcgaaaataataagaattatttgaattttacggcttaatcccaacaaaaatacacaacaaaatacaacacatgacaaagtattaacttataataattctttttatttatgcgccttagttcaatttgtaaagatgggttttgtcggaataaacacgttcgtcggctaatctaatcaccctacctattcttttctcagaagggtttgaacataataatgaaagacaactttctaggcataatgtttattgctaagtactaataaatacttatgcaaattacaccgtaattttcctgggtggcgaaatccttcaggtagatgacaccctcgagaTATTAActagtcttgagtactactccggagtgaaaatacgtgttaaaatatattttttatcgtgtatttcgtgttattttcattgttataacaaaaatgtcagaatattgttttatttgcgctAAAATTTTAACTGAAGGTGAAATTGTTACCGTTGAACGTGGTATAAAAACATTAATCAATGCAAGTACTGAAAGAGCTGATGGATTTTTAGAATTTCTTAAACAGCAGAAATCTGTGACCATACATGTGGAGTGTCGTAAAAGTTATACTCGAAATTGTTCTATTGCTGCAGCTATTAAAAGACAATATGAAAAACAAGAAGCCAGTACATCGACCAAAAGTCCTCCTCTTACTAGAGCACGTGTAAGTGAACcagctttttgttttaaaaaacaatGCTTATTTTGCGGCCAGGAATGTAATGAAGAGCGTGAAAAAAAAATGGCCATCTCTgctctctctatgtatggagcgcctaagaaaactacgtgcttagataagtttcgatatgcatgtttttttaaaagtactcgaaacaaaaaacaagtgcagttatcttgtcttcctccaacctcagcggctgctcatcaacatctttttcgggtatattaccaagttcaagtgtggcttggttatcagctagatccaaaagactggggatggaaattagtcgacagttcattagaaccaattcaaactttactcccccctgcgccggaaaaactcctgaacacaattttttgcaactgtaaaaagggatgtagcgctaaatgtggttgcaaaaaagttggactgttttgtccggtagcatgcactaattgtcaaaaccggtcgtgctccaatgttgaatcaccaacaattgaggattcatttgattctatcgaggagccatggcGATGTGTTATTTTTGgaacaatttacttgcacccaggatgaacaagaagaagaagaagaagaagaagaagaactagaagatgaagaagaggaagaagaacaatgagaagaagaacaagggaagcagaagtattagaaaattatgaaccagtttgataaatttccctttttttaatttataccgctttatataaagtttaatcatttttaacccttgccaatatcaattattaaatagctttaaattaaacagaatcataacagatccgtggaataggcatactggggaaaccacgttaaaaaaacgcgctaagtacactacctcaaaggtggtgtggaaacgtgtgcgcatattatgacgattaccactttttgaatcgttatatctcaaaaacggtggctcccatgaaaaaaagtaataaggcattttttatagataattatctaatctacattttttgttagcactaattttatcataaaacttaccgtttcgctgaaaatcgctaaaaaccatatttggtgacctttgaccccgcgtaaaatttttagcaggggtcggatttatgaggactttttagatttaatttatgatggtatttttaacaatcctgccaattttcggcttgatggtaatttttgtagcctcggatgcgtaagttgaccggagtatgaTGTTATACAAAATGCTAACTTAAAAAAATCCGAAAGGAGTCTATGCTACTTTTGCAGGCGGGTACCTTATACCTTAGCGCCGAAACTGTATGGACTgacagttatttttttttaattgtcattTTTAACCTGTCATTTGTTAAATTTAATAACTTGCCGATATTGTGtgcattactttttttttattttagcttaACGTGTCTCGACAACATAGGTCACTGACACAGGTACAATTTTACTACATTACATTACAATAAAAGGAAAATTACATCTCAATACAATTACATTACAATAGatagaaaaacattttaaatacaTAATCAAAATTTCTAAACTATAATATATGTATCTTTTTCTAGATTTCGTGGTATAGCCTGGTGTCATAAAGGTAGTCAATAATGAGTTGAAATTGATCTACCGAACTGAGAATATTTTGTAGGTTAAGATTCAAATTATGCTTTTTTCTATTATTGTAGAAATAGGGACAGTCTATGCAAATATGTTTAACAGATAGAGTGTTACCACAGTGTGTACATGTAGGTGGATCTTGGGAAGTCATCAAATATTTATGAGTCAACCTTGTATGGGCTATTCTAAGTCGTcgaattaaaattttgtttttccgtGTCATGGAAGGAAACTCAAGTTTTTTTATAGATGGATCACGAAGCTTGGAAGGAATTTTGTTTCAGTAATCTTGCCAAGATATTAGGATAGTATTTTTAAAAAACGACTGTAGATCCGTATGTAATTGTAAGTTTTCAGTTTCCTCATTAGAAGAAGAGACTTGTTTAGCAAAGTGGTCGGCGAGTTCGTTACCAGGGATTCCCACATGAGACGGAATCCAGATCATGGTTATGGATACTCCCAGTGAGATTAGACTATCGAAAGAGTTTTGGATAGCTTGGACCAACGGATGTACGGTATACATACTTTTTAGAGAATGGATAGACGCTGAAGAGTCGGTACATATTGCTACTTTTTTACGTCCTGGAGATAGCGAGTTTGCGGCTTGGAGGATAGAGAATAATTCAGCTGTATGTATGCAACAAAAGAGCGGAAGATTGCAGGATTTGATTAGATCTGTGTTTGAGGTTACCGCACATCCAAGAGCTATTGGGCTCTTAGAAGCATCTGTATATAGAATTTGGTCGAATTTATTGTTAGCAATTAATTCGTTAAAGGTATGTCTTAGAATTTGTGGATTGGTTTGATGCTTATCATAATTAGTTAACGTGAGATTAAAATTTGCTATCGATTTACTCCAGGGAGAGACATATTGTGGCAAAGATTGAAGTTTAATTGTAGAAGCAGAGTTTAAAAGGTCAGTTTTTAATAACTTATGGGCGGGATTTTCAGTATTAGCAGATATTCGAGACGAATATTTCAAAAGGAGTTGCCGTCGACGCACATAGGGGTATTTTGCCAATCTAGGCGGTCATAATTATTTCTTTCGATTTTATTATTCTAAAATGATTTCCTAATTGAATTAAGCTATAGAGAGTGTTTTACAACATATATATAAGTAGAATATGAGTCACTAAAACGAGACAGACGCACTGCGCATGCGCCGGTACAGTCCCAGACAATGTCGGTAAGCATTGGATCTGCATTACCGGCCAACACGTAACTTAGCATGGTTCAGAACCTTTTAGTCAAGACCGAAACCATAGCTGACTTTATGACGTCATATATGACGTTATGACGTCACACTACTTTGTACttccttttttaatttttattagccGCGCAGTCccggaatatattaaaaaatagtaGGTTCTAGGTTCTGAACCATGCTAAGTTACGTGTTGGCCGGTAATGCAGATCTAATGCTTACCGACATTGTCTGGGACTGTGCCGGCGCATGCGCAGTGCGTCTGTCTCGTTTTAGTGACCCATATTCtactacatatacagggtgtttggtaaagaatgggccatagcttaacctcaggttcctgaggttaaaatagaccgatttaagctaactcaccttagtacaaagtttataataaccgagatacagggtgtcaaagttaaactttttttttatttattattgaatatttcctgacaggaatgagataacaacatgaaatttggtatataggggttttttgggtcgagaaaactaaattccttaccaaaaattatgtattgcccagagggcgccacatacgcctttcagcactaatttattacgttcaattttttttatccctcactctgtataattttgacattaaaatttttattctcctattagttttacttaaaaaaggtatacttttttcatctccctaaactcaaccgttttcgagataaacgcattttaaatctgcgatacaccatcatttttagcataatagcattgtagttacacccgaaaaataacttaaaaccataataattatgccaattctcaaatttatgtcattgcatcgcaaattcaaTTTGAaggaatttgcgatacatttttggataattttatggttttaagttatctTAACGTTATCTCACGTAAACGTAAtctaaatttttaatataaatatgtgtAATTTCCTTGTTTCATGATTTTTTGCCCATAAGTCAAGAAAGTGCGAATATGGGCGGCTGATTTGATAATTATTATGATGTACAAATTCATatcttccaattaaaaaaaatacaacaaccGGATCTCACCCTAAAGTATAACAAAAACCTTTTGATGTGTTAAAATGTGGTCgaaactttaaaatatttaaacccCGTTTTCaaacatccaaaatattattaatacatcAACAAATAAAACAATAAGTACATGAAAAGTAGGTGTTCTTCCCCGCTTGTTCTAGATccataactgtatttttttaacaacaaacacttgatatttttttttattacttgcACTTGCACTTGCACCAAACAGCTGAGAAAGATACATACACCTGTAGCGACAAGGTCAAACTCCGACTAAAGCTACGGCACTGGTGCAACTTATTACACAACGGAAAAGGTCGCCTTGTGTTCTCTATTTATTTAACTTCACGAGTATCCGGTTTTTTTCTACCGCTTTGAGTTTTGAAAAATGGACTTTTGACCGGCTAGATCGTTTAAATACCCCTATGTGCGACGTAACCAGAGGGGAAGTTCATTAGCTTCTCTATATAAACTCTCTGCTGGGCTCGACCTGAAAGCTCCAAGGCAAATTCGAAGTGCAGTGTTAtgtacagaattaagaagttttAAATCAGATGGACTAGCTGACATATAAATAAAACTACAGTAGTCTATTTTAGAACGAATAAAACATCTATAAATCTTAAGAAGGGAGTCTTCATCTGCGCCCCAATGATGATTGGACAGAGTTTTTAGTATATTTAGATAAGTCAtgtgaatatttttaaaaatatcgatgttATATTATATTAGCTGCTTTTATGAGGCTATTAACCGTTTTGGTCTTCGAATTCCTGGTTCAAATAAACACAGTATAGGTGGGCAAGCAaactaaggccgatgccacattatgcgttttgaccggatgcgtttccgccgcatccggtgaaaacgcatagtgtgacagatcggtccggttgcgttggaaacggatgcgttttgagtcatcggtacgcgcttacaaactgcaccagactaaacgcatagtgtgacaggtcgatccggttgcgttggaaacggatgcgttttcaacgcatccggtcaaaacgcataatgtggcatcggcctaagagagtcattaatattcagggccggatttaaggggtggcaggctgggcagcttcccggggcccccacattccGGGGGCCCCCAAAGCctcaaacgcaaaaaatattAGCAAATTGTTCacatataattatttttgttttatacaaACACTTGTGCCGTctactctctaaatttagttgcaaaagctgCAGCTGAGTGTTGTTCTGCTGCTACAGCATTATCTGATTTCTTAGAGGAACTATCTATATGtattttcacttcctctacatatagatcCAACTTGTTAATCAAATGTTTAAAAGCTCCTTTAAGCGACAGCAACGCAGAGCGTGgagaaatattattgttcctaaaagagtaaatactactagatggttaTCCAGAAGTGATACCGCAAAAGCACTAGTTATAGATTATAATCATACTAAAGTAGACttatccaaaatttcagaagcaacaatttaaaactccTAGCGATACAAATTgtttgtataatcgaatgtgCTTACTGTaaacaggaatatttgcaatattttggaatgaaatcttagagaAAACAAACATTTCAAGtcgtattctccaagatccaaatattgccGTTAAATTAGGAGTGgcagcacttagatcacttaaagAATTTATACAGTcaagacctggcaatttcaaaaCATATGAGATGCGAGGCGCGATGGTAAGCAGAAGTCAATACTATTCGGCACATAGAAATTGACTATGGAATATTCGACTGACTCCACTGGATTATGAAACATTTTATGAGACTGAAATGACATCATAGAAATTTAGGACTCAGAATTTTATCGCTATTATAGATCACCTCATTACCTCTTTAAGTCAGAGGCTTTCTGCATATAAAtacattcattccaattttggatttttatatCATTTAGATATATTTTGGTCATGCATATATGTacaatattttggccatgttatgcgacacccagagagatataatatacttcatttaataatacaaggcaaggtagacggaagaaaggggcaggtcgaagaagaacgtcatggcttaaaaacctgagagaatggtttaacagatgcTCTatatcccttttccgagctgccgtgaacaaaattactatagccaatgcTCGATAATcaagcacggcacatgaagaagaagacatcatTTAGCTTCAGAGCTATCAAAGCTTAGGTACTGACATCtgtagcaatgatttagatgaaatCCTAGGTGTCGAACTAATACAATTTAAATGTACCGATTGTTAGAAGAAAATAATGTGAATGATGCGtttccaaatgttgaggtgaTACTTCGTTTATATTTCTGATA
Proteins encoded in this window:
- the LOC114336647 gene encoding mucin-4 isoform X36, which encodes MKLTGVCFLIVAFCAINALASPSDPDDPSPDEQTNAPSVSTSDSPPDTVTDSSSTAPTDSTPDPATDSSSTAPTDSPPNPATDSSSTAPTDSSPDPATDSSSTAPTDSTPDPATDSSSTAPTDSPPDPATDSSSTAPTNSPPEPVTDSSSTAPTDSPPGPATDSSSTAPTDSSPEPVTDSSSTAPTDSPPDPATDPSSTAPTDSTSEPVTDSSSTAPTDSPPDPATDSSSTAPTNSPPEPVTDSSSTAPTDSPPGPATDSSSTAPTDSSPEPVTDSSSTAPTDSPPDPATDSSSTAPTDSPPEPVTDSSSTAPTDSPPEPVTDSSSTAPTDSPPEPVTDSSSTAPTDSPPEPVTDSSSTAPTDSPPDPVTDSSSTAPTDSPPDPATDPSSTAPTDTPPEPVTDSSSTAPTYSPPEPITDSSSTAPTDSPPEPVTDSSSTAPTDSPPEPVTDSSSTAPTDSPPDPATDPSSTAPTDSPPEPVTDSSSTAPTDSPPDPATDSSSTAPTDSPPEPVTYSSSTAPTDSPPEPVTDSSSTAPTDSPPEPVTDSSSTAPTDSPPKPVTDSSSTAPTDSPPEPVTDSSSTAPTDSPPDPATDSSSTAPTDSPPEPVTDSSPTAPTDSPPDPATDSSSTAPTDSPPDPATDSSSTAPTDSPPEPVTDSSSVSPTDSPPEPATDSSSASPTDYPSDSTTASSGSSTDLSSDSTGATPESTTKGSAASLFAGTNYLMATFVIVIINYFLI
- the LOC114336647 gene encoding mucin-4 isoform X43, yielding MKLTGVCFLIVAFCAINALASPSDPDDPSPDEQTNAPSVSTSDSPPDTVTDSSSTAPTDSTPDPATDSSSTAPTDSPPNPATDSSSTAPTDSTPDPATDSSSTAPTDSPPDPATDSSSTAPTNSPPEPVTDSSSTAPTDSPPGPATDSSSTAPTDSSPEPVTDSSSTAPTDSPPDPATDPSSTAPTDSTSEPVTDSSSTAPTDSPPDPATDSSSTAPTNSPPEPVTDSSSTAPTDSPPGPATDSSSTAPTDSSPEPVTDSSSTAPTDSPPDPATDSSSTAPTDSPPEPVTDSSSTAPTDSPPEPVTDSSSTAPTDSPPEPVTDSSSTAPTDSPPEPVTDSSSTAPTDSPPDPVTDSSSTAPTDSPPDPATDPSSTAPTDTPPEPVTDSSSTAPTYSPPEPITDSSSTAPTDSPPEPVTDSSSTAPTDSPPEPVTDSSSTAPTDSPPDPATDPSSTAPTDSPPEPVTDSSSTAPTDSPPDPATDSSSTAPTDSPPEPVTYSSSTAPTDSPPEPVTDSSSTAPTDSPPEPVTDSSSTAPTDSPPKPVTDSSSTAPTDSPPEPVTDSSSTAPTDSPPDPATDSSSTAPTDSPPEPVTDSSPTAPTDSPPDPATDSSSTAPTDSPPDPATDSSSTAPTDSPPEPVTDSSSVSPTDSPPEPATDSSSASPTDYPSDSTTASSGSSTDLSSDSTGATPESTTKGSAASLFAGTNYLMATFVIVIINYFLI